One stretch of Pieris brassicae chromosome 8, ilPieBrab1.1, whole genome shotgun sequence DNA includes these proteins:
- the LOC123713176 gene encoding probable protein phosphatase 2C 71, which yields MPASIGVNLRVTGHCSQGGRKYMEDLFSVAYQQTEDERDLEYAFFGIYDGHGGGEAAAFAKEHLMDSIVKQRQFWSDNDEDVLKAIRNGYMLTHLNMWKEVEKWPKTVTGLPSTAGTTASVAFIRRGKIYIGHVGDSAIVLGYQKDDCEKWAAKPLTLDHKPEASIEIERIQRCGGKVVSKAGVPRVVWNRPRPGHKGPIKKNTPMDEIPFLAVARSLGDLWSYNPQNDEFIVSPDPDVGVLTIDPSKFRCLIFGTDGLWNMISPEGAVSLVQATEKHNEAALVNCGNQPRDWLNPSKSLVDHALERWSNTRMRADNTSVVTLMLDPPGPPRAAVLRSRTAGQKPQSTLTPATPSQTVPTKLEEKPKNGEGDSPAKVPQNGLTIMTRYSDVDKPVPSTDDAERAPLPPCATIDGRFTVPREVSHAEGESDTILNYGNPAESYFMARLLNRSRVVNTLSEVYDEIVKSTPKDTSEAREPSPGPTAIPEVKIEERPPSGPRQSLPPEETPNGDAPAEADDVSIQINEVSSSSPTEGPARTRGRRFRDLKRDTPPNDRVLRSHHEPEPQRPQTRQAATRLRSPPARPTERVVILTRRERRPAAPEPPDERRATRSNTKVTRSTSEEARATSVPPAAGNSARAPGPSRRVPAAPARSKENLGAPRRGRARVDRAPPSRPPRTRRAGDHEVHSTTDDARPRALRSRNEAEPPGKRPRCEEKPAPDKCGRVLGKRASGPWAPSPALRNRLRRRLVK from the exons ATGCCTGCTTCAATTGGTGTTAATTTACGCGTTACTGGCCACTGTAGCCAAGGCGGGAGAAAGTACATGGAGGATTTGTTTTCCGTTGCGTATCAACAAACTGAAGATGAAAGGGATTTGGAGTATGCATTTTTTGGAATATACGACGGTCATGGCGGAGGCGAAGCTGCTGCTTTTGCTAAAGAACATTTAATGGATTCTATAGTAAAGCAACGGCAGTTTTGGTCTGATAACGATGAGGACGTTCTCAAAGCAATTCGCAATGGTTACATGTTGACCCACTTGAACATGTGGAAAGAAGTAG AAAAGTGGCCTAAAACAGTTACTGGTTTACCTAGTACAGCCGGAACAACAGCTAGTGTTGCATTCATACGACGtggtaaaatttatataggaCATGTAGGAGACTCAGCTATAGTACTTGGATATCAGAAAGATG attgtgAGAAATGGGCAGCGAAACCTTTAACATTAGACCACAAACCTGAAGCCAGTATTGAGATTGAAAGGATTCAAAGATGTGGTGGAAAAGTTGTATCAAAAGCTGGAGTACCAAGAGTAGTATGGAACAGACCAAGACCTGGTCACAAGGgacctataaagaaaaatacccCCATGGATGAGATACCATTCCTCGCTGTGGCAAGGTCATTGGGTGATTTGTGGAGTTATAACCCACAGAATGATGAATTCATTGTTAGTCCTGATCCAGATGTTGGAGTCTTGACAATAGATCCATCTAAGTTTCG ATGTCTTATATTTGGGACTGATGGTTTATGGAACATGATATCTCCTGAAGGTGCTGTAAGCTTAGTACAAGCTACAGAGAAACACAATGAGGCCGCATTAGTGAACTGTGGAAACCAACCTCGTGATTGGTTAAATCCATCTAAAAGCCTTGTAGATCATGCTCTCGAGAG ATGGTCTAACACTAGAATGAGGGCCGATAATACTTCAGTTGTGACATTAATGTTAGATCCTCCGGGGCCACCTCGAGCCGCCGTTCTCCGTTCCCGGACAGCGGGGCAGAAGCCCCAGTCGACATTGACACCTGCAACACCCTCTCAAACCGTCCCCACAAAACTGgaagaaaaacctaaaaatggAGAAGGAGATAGTCCCGCAAAAGTCCCTCAAAACGGTCTCACAATTATGACGCGCTACTCTGACGTCGACAAACCGGTTCCCTCCACGGATGACGCGGAGAGAGCCCCGCTACCCCCTTGTGCGACCATTGACGGTAGGTTTACGGTCCCTCGGGAAGTGTCACACGCTGAAGGTGAGAGCGATACAATACTGAACTATGGTAATCCGGCTGAATCATATTTTATGGCGCGCTTGTTAAATCGAAGTCGCGTTGTGAACACCTTATCTGAAGTGTACGACGAAATAGTAAAATCTACCCCGAAAGATACCTCGGAGGCCCGCGAACCCTCTCCGGGACCGACCGCAATACCGGAAGTAAAGATCGAGGAGAGGCCGCCCTCCGGGCCACGACAATCGCTACCTCCGGAAGAAACTCCCAACGGGGACGCGCCTGCGGAAGCCGACGACGTCAGTATACAAATTAACGAAGTGTCGTCCAGTTCACCCACGGAGGGACCTGCACGAACGCGGGGGCGACGGTTTCGGGATTTGAAGCGTGATacccctccaaatgaccgcgtgCTTCGATCGCACCACGAGCCCGAGCCGCAGCGGCCGCAGACGCGTCAGGCCGCCACGAGGCTGCGCTCGCCACCCGCACGGCCCACGGAGCGAGTGGTCATCCTGACTCGACGGGAACGAAGGCCGGCCGCGCCCGAGCCGCCCGACGAGCGTCGAGCCACGCGCTCTAATACCAAAGTGACGCGAAGCACTAGCGAAGAAGCGCGCGCGACGAGCGTTCCTCCCGCGGCGGGAAACTCCGCGCGCGCCCCGGGGCCGTCGCGGCGGGTCCCGGCGGCGCCCGCCCGCTCGAAGGAGAACCTCGGCGCCCCCCGGCGAGGCCGCGCTCGCGTCGACCGCGCGCCCCCGTCACGTCCCCCGCGCACTCGACGCGCCGGTGACCACGAGGTGCACTCCACCACGGACGACGCTCGACCGCGTGCGCTGCGCTCTCGCAACGAAGCCGAGCCGCCCGGCAAGAGACCGCGCTGCGAAGAAAAGCCGGCGCCGGACAAGTGCGGCCGCGTGCTGGGTAAGCGCGCGTCGGGGCCCTGGGCGCCCTCGCCGGCGCTGCGCAATCGCCTTCGGCGGAGACTCGTCAAATAG
- the LOC123713152 gene encoding 39S ribosomal protein L18, mitochondrial: MFALKDSFIKPLRRFNSSSAAAEFFNRNPRNLERMRIGRKPDGYHLEKPGRKFWHKLEVKGSNRTITAQVVHYINGPVVEAKTSEWALRKQLYSMVDTCAYMNLGRVLAQRCLECGISEMYCDLKPQDGSKIEKFLKEFENGGINLFELDVYKNPQPWDQFRPEKPWEVIEE, translated from the exons ATGTTCGCTTTAAAAGATAGTTTCATCAAACCACTGAGAAGATTTAATTCATCGTCggctgcagctgagtttttcAATAGGAACCCTCGAAACTTAGAAAGAATGCGTATTGGACGAAAACCTGATGGATATCATTTAGAAAAACCTGGTAGAAAATTCTGGCACAa ACTTGAAGTAAAAGGTTCTAATCGAACAATAACAGCACAAGTAGTGCACTATATTAATGGTCCAGTGGTTGAAGCTAAAACTTCAGAATGGGCCCTcagaaaacaattatacagTATGGTAGATACATGTGCATATATGAACTTGGGCAGAGTACTTGCACAACGATGTCTTGAGTGTGGCATATCAGAAATGTATTGTGACCTGAAACCACAAGACGGAagcaaaattgaaaaatttctGAAAGAATTTGAAAATGGAGGGATCAATTTGTTTGAGTTAGATGTATATAAGAATCCTCAACCATGGGATCAATTTAGGCCAGAGAAGCCATGGGAAGTAATAGAAGAATAA